In a genomic window of Primulina huaijiensis isolate GDHJ02 chromosome 10, ASM1229523v2, whole genome shotgun sequence:
- the LOC140986467 gene encoding growth-regulating factor 7-like — protein MEKGANNSSGFCVSDKKSSFTTDVCLMKLQGTEASCLSKICMMGFNGKNILHHFSDCAVDDGGGGGRSTCGGVLGLSGGGSNEVVANIYLDNVSTSGVCAEKLTSTSLQPFQVFPYCSTTRNKSSGGMVASVGFPFTFAQWKELERQAMIYKYMIASVPVPADLLFPLSRIFPDSSVTLAGGDCMYSARYSKKGDPEPGRCKRTDGKKWRCSRDVAPQQKYCERHLHRGRPRSRKPVEVKSNAETQKKARLEQGPLPATVQASTDASQQFAAAYQPHLLYNPRSDLSVSTPSSKGNYRDMGLMIESGLATLEGTKLQLQHMMEAHIGVSNGSFPICNFHEDYPEQQLLNLLPFSNLSATEIEPPSRFTDAWSTDNLISDQRNLSPSVNLPVDMTAENVKHFDGHKTKDDLRDSTPVSWEPFARGGPLAEALQMSSVALGEWNPGSPYRSISTPATTISSPSGVNQRALFSNSDSSVCNSPTPAAPPSEAAFKWLN, from the exons ATGGAAAAAGGAGCTAATAATAGTAGTGGGTTTTGCGTTTCAGACAAGAAATCGTCATTCACCACTGATGTTTGTTTGATGAAGCTACAGGGTACAGAAGCATCATGCCTATCCAAGATTTGCATGATGGGTTTCAATGGAAAAAATATTCTCCACCATTTTAGTGATTGTGCTGTTGATGACGGTGGCGGCGGAGGCCGTAGTACCTGTGGTGGGGTTTTGGGGCTCAGTGGCGGCGGATCTAACGAGGTTGTGGCAAATATATACCTTGACAATGTCTCAACTTCTGGTGTTTGTGCTGAAAAATTAACGAGTACGAGTTTGCAGCCTTTTCAAGTTTTTCCTTATTGTTCTACCACCCGCAACAAAAGCTCAG GAGGGATGGTGGCCAGTGTGGGATTTCCTTTCACGTTTGCTCAGTGGAAAGAGCTTGAAAGACAAGCTATGATTTACAAGTACATGATAGCATCTGTTCCTGTGCCTGCTGATCTTCTCTTCCCGCTTTCAAGAATTTTTCCGGACTCTTCTGTGACAT TGGCTGGTGGCGATTGTATGTACAGTGCTAGATATTCTAAAAAAGGAGATCCAGAACCTGGGAGGTGTAAGAGAACGGATGGCAAGAAATGGAGGTGTTCAAGGGATGTGGCGCCCCAACAGAAGTACTGCGAGCGCCACCTTCACAGAGGCCGTCCCCGTTCAAGAAAGCCTGTGGAAGTTAAAAGCAATGCTGAAACCCAAAAGAAAGCACGCCTTGAACAAGGCCCACTTCCCGCCACTGTTCAAGCCAGTACTGATGCTTCTCAACAGTTTGCTGCTGCATATCAGCCCCATCTGTTGTACAATCCTAGAAGTGATCTTAGTGTCTCTACGCCTTCCTCTAAAGGAAATTACAG GGATATGGGCTTGATGATAGAAAGTGGCTTGGCTACATTGGAAGGAACTAAGCTGCAATTGCAACATATGATGGAGGCGCACATTGGAGTATCAAATGGAAGCTTCCCCATTTGTAATTTTCATGAAGATTATCCGGAGCAGCAGCTATTGAACTTGCTCcctttttcaaatttatccgCCACAGAAATCGAGCCCCCATCGAGATTCACTGATGCTTGGTCCACTGATAATCTAATCAGCGATCAGAGGAATCTTTCCCCTTCAGTTAACTTACCTGTGGATATGACTGCTGAAAATGTGAAGCATTTTGATGGTCACAAGACCAAGGATGATTTGCGAGATTCAACTCCAGTTTCTTGGGAGCCATTTGCCCGTGGAGGGCCGCTTGCCGAGGCCTTGCAAATGAGTTCAGTTGCTTTAGGGGAATGGAATCCAGGATCCCCTTACCGTTCGATCAGCACCCCAGCTACTACGATTTCTTCGCCGTCTGGAGTTAATCAGAGAGCATTGTTTTCTAACTCGGATAGCAGTGTCTGCAATAGCCCAACACCTGCAGCTCCCCCTTCAGAAGCTGCATTCAAGTGGCTTAATTAG